One genomic window of Halanaerobium saccharolyticum subsp. saccharolyticum DSM 6643 includes the following:
- the hcp gene encoding hydroxylamine reductase, giving the protein MFCYQCQETAKNEGCTVKGVCGKDADVANLQDLLVFVLKGISVYAEKAKEEGLDLSDKTAPFIMEGLFATITNANFDAERFEDLIDEAFELRDEVQEKFEKVYKENHGEEFSGELPEHATWYSDDISDYYDKGTDVGVLETEDVDVRSLRELATYGLKGIAAYGDHARVLGKQKDEIDRFAQKCLAATTDDSMSVDDLVGLVMETGEMSVETMALLDEANTSTYGHPEPTDVNIGVRDNPGILISGHDLKDMEELLEQTEGTGVDVYTHSEMLPANSYPAFKKYDHFVGNYGNSWWKQDKEFETFNGPILMTTNCITPVKDSYKDRIFTTGMAGYPEVTHIPDRKEGESKDFSEIIELAKTCDSPVQLEEGTIPGGYARNTVMSVADKVIEAVENGDIGRFVVMGGCDGRFNSREYFTDVAKELPEDAVILTSGCAKYRYNKLDLGDIGGIPRVLDAGQCNDSYSLAYIALQLKEAMGVDDINDLPISYDIAWYEQKAVCVLLALLSLGVKGIRLGPTLPAFVSENVLNVLVDKFDIKPTGDAKEDVAAIMAGE; this is encoded by the coding sequence ATGTTTTGTTATCAGTGTCAGGAAACTGCGAAAAATGAGGGTTGTACAGTAAAAGGTGTCTGTGGTAAAGATGCAGATGTTGCAAACCTACAGGATTTATTAGTATTTGTACTTAAAGGAATTTCGGTTTATGCAGAAAAAGCTAAAGAGGAAGGTCTTGATCTTTCTGATAAGACAGCTCCATTTATTATGGAAGGTCTATTTGCTACAATTACTAATGCTAACTTTGATGCTGAAAGATTTGAAGATTTAATTGATGAGGCTTTTGAACTTAGAGATGAAGTTCAGGAGAAATTTGAGAAAGTTTATAAAGAAAATCACGGTGAAGAATTCAGTGGTGAACTACCAGAACATGCTACCTGGTATAGTGATGATATTAGTGATTATTATGATAAAGGTACTGATGTTGGGGTTTTAGAAACTGAAGATGTAGATGTTAGATCACTTCGTGAGCTTGCTACATATGGTCTTAAAGGTATTGCAGCTTACGGTGATCATGCTAGAGTCTTAGGTAAGCAGAAAGATGAGATTGATAGATTTGCTCAAAAATGTCTGGCTGCAACTACAGATGACAGCATGAGTGTTGATGATTTAGTAGGATTAGTTATGGAAACTGGTGAGATGTCAGTAGAAACAATGGCTCTCTTAGATGAAGCTAATACTTCTACTTATGGTCATCCAGAGCCAACTGATGTAAATATTGGTGTTCGTGATAACCCAGGTATTTTAATTAGTGGACATGACCTAAAAGATATGGAAGAGTTATTAGAGCAGACAGAGGGTACAGGAGTAGATGTTTATACTCATAGTGAGATGCTGCCTGCTAACTCTTACCCTGCATTTAAAAAGTATGATCACTTTGTTGGTAATTATGGTAACTCATGGTGGAAGCAGGACAAAGAATTTGAAACATTTAATGGTCCTATCTTAATGACAACAAATTGTATTACACCTGTTAAAGATTCTTATAAAGATCGTATCTTTACAACTGGTATGGCAGGATATCCAGAAGTTACACATATTCCTGATCGTAAAGAAGGAGAAAGCAAAGATTTCTCTGAAATTATTGAATTGGCTAAAACCTGTGATTCTCCAGTTCAGTTAGAAGAAGGTACAATTCCTGGTGGTTATGCTCGTAATACAGTTATGAGTGTTGCTGATAAGGTAATTGAAGCTGTAGAAAACGGCGATATTGGACGCTTTGTAGTAATGGGTGGTTGTGATGGCCGCTTCAATTCTAGAGAGTATTTCACAGATGTGGCTAAAGAATTACCTGAAGATGCAGTTATTCTAACATCTGGTTGTGCTAAGTACCGCTACAACAAACTTGACTTAGGAGATATTGGTGGAATCCCTAGAGTATTAGACGCAGGTCAGTGTAATGACTCTTATTCCTTAGCTTATATAGCTTTACAGCTAAAAGAAGCTATGGGTGTAGATGATATTAATGATCTACCAATTTCTTATGATATAGCCTGGTATGAGCAGAAAGCTGTATGTGTATTACTTGCACTTCTTTCTCTAGGAGTCAAAGGAATCCGTCTTGGACCTACACTTCCAGCATTTGTTTCCGAAAATGTGCTTAATGTATTAGTTGATAAGTTTGATATTAAGCCAACCGGTGATGCTAAAGAAGATGTAGCAGCTATTATGGCTGGTGAGTAA
- a CDS encoding ferritin-like domain-containing protein → MNIFDFAIDFEIENRKLYEEFAEKTGNKDLKGVFLELAEEEKKHENIVRQLKENKKADNVEAGILPKAKKVLEKIANDLPEGSEGVFVDEQIDVYKKAIDIETKSYEFYEEKAEESDSEEVKKAFKRLAEEEKKHERIIGNIIELVNRPNTWLEDAEWYHLEDY, encoded by the coding sequence ATGAATATTTTTGATTTCGCAATTGATTTTGAGATTGAAAACCGTAAATTATATGAAGAATTTGCTGAAAAAACAGGTAATAAAGATTTAAAAGGTGTGTTTCTAGAATTGGCTGAGGAAGAGAAAAAACATGAAAATATTGTGAGGCAGCTAAAAGAAAATAAAAAAGCTGATAATGTAGAAGCTGGCATTCTTCCAAAAGCAAAAAAAGTACTAGAAAAAATTGCTAATGATTTACCTGAAGGTTCTGAAGGTGTATTTGTAGATGAGCAGATTGATGTTTACAAAAAGGCTATAGATATTGAAACAAAAAGTTATGAGTTTTATGAAGAAAAAGCTGAAGAAAGTGATTCTGAAGAAGTTAAAAAAGCCTTTAAACGTTTAGCAGAAGAAGAAAAAAAACATGAGAGAATTATAGGTAATATTATTGAGCTGGTAAATCGTCCAAACACCTGGCTTGAAGACGCTGAATGGTACCACCTAGAAGATTATTAA
- a CDS encoding thiamine pyrophosphate-dependent enzyme yields MVDKSVYQADRETAWCPGCGNFPLRTALAESLSEMDLKPEDITMFTGIGQAAKIPHYIKVNGFNGLHGRSIPPAIAMRVANPKMTVIVESGDGCTYGEGGNHILHNIRRNLDIVHLVHDNQIYGLTKGQASPTSVEELRTPVQTHGVNAEPFNPVRFAVGMKASFVARSTVGDREHLKEMIKEAKKHKGYALIDIFQPCVSFNKINTYQWYNKRVYKLEDHDPTDYAAAMKVADEFGDKIPIGIIYREDKPTFRDRIPYLKDKGLVDRDVKVEDMEYLIKEFK; encoded by the coding sequence ATGGTAGATAAAAGTGTTTATCAGGCTGATCGCGAAACCGCCTGGTGTCCAGGTTGTGGAAACTTTCCTTTAAGGACTGCTCTTGCAGAATCTTTATCTGAAATGGACTTAAAACCAGAAGATATAACTATGTTCACTGGAATTGGACAGGCAGCGAAAATTCCTCATTATATTAAAGTTAATGGTTTTAATGGATTACATGGACGCTCAATACCGCCTGCGATTGCAATGAGAGTTGCTAATCCCAAAATGACAGTTATTGTAGAATCAGGTGATGGCTGTACTTACGGTGAAGGTGGAAATCATATTCTGCATAATATTAGGCGTAATCTAGACATTGTGCATCTTGTTCATGATAACCAAATTTATGGATTAACTAAGGGTCAAGCATCACCAACAAGTGTGGAAGAATTAAGAACTCCAGTCCAAACACATGGAGTTAATGCTGAACCCTTTAACCCAGTTCGTTTTGCTGTGGGGATGAAAGCCAGTTTTGTTGCTCGTAGTACTGTTGGTGATCGTGAACATTTGAAAGAAATGATAAAGGAAGCAAAAAAACACAAAGGTTATGCTTTAATTGATATTTTTCAACCCTGTGTTTCTTTTAATAAAATCAATACTTATCAGTGGTATAACAAAAGGGTATATAAGTTAGAAGATCATGATCCTACTGATTATGCTGCAGCAATGAAAGTTGCAGATGAATTTGGAGATAAAATTCCTATTGGAATTATTTATAGAGAAGATAAGCCAACCTTTAGAGATAGAATTCCTTATTTAAAAGATAAAGGATTGGTTGATCGTGATGTAAAAGTAGAGGATATGGAATATTTAATTAAAGAGTTTAAATAA
- a CDS encoding 2-oxoacid:acceptor oxidoreductase subunit alpha, with product MDFNIVIAGEAGQGLKTVEAMLTKTFSRHGYYLFSTKDYMSRVRGGHNFMQIRISDEKIEGPDEGIDLLLALNEESVEIHRSEINEDGTILSEIESDDDNMVYIDAKGVAKEVNPRAVNTVFVGAAFKIMGLATEEAEEAVKEHFAKKESVIDDNLTLLKEGYEAVDQLYNLKDLGKKDDKMVIDGNSAVGLGALLAGLSYYAAYPMSPSTGILHYVASKQEELEIVVEQAEDEIAAINMALGGTYSGLRSMTGTSGGGLALMAEGIGLAGVAEIPIVIADVQRPGPATGLPTRTGQGDLLFAINIAQDEFPLMVLAPKDQEDAVYQTFRAFNLADKYQLPVIILSDQFIGDGSKTIDEIDISDLEIERHLANPDEIEGEYKRYKYTEDGISPRAYPGQLEGNIVLSDSDEHDEYAHIVEDAETRNKMVEKRSKKIKKLIAEDLIEPEYTGPENPDYILVGWGSTAGPLREGREKLSDEYKVGHLAFNDVWPLPTKTIEDKAAAGAKLVYVENNSGAQFDRLVRSETGIKANYNILKDDGRPFSGQEIYRRFKEEVSK from the coding sequence TTGGATTTTAATATTGTAATTGCTGGAGAAGCAGGTCAGGGTTTAAAAACAGTTGAAGCAATGCTGACCAAAACTTTTTCTCGTCATGGTTATTACTTATTCAGCACTAAAGATTATATGTCAAGAGTTAGAGGTGGACATAACTTTATGCAGATTAGAATAAGTGATGAAAAGATTGAAGGTCCAGATGAAGGAATAGATTTATTATTAGCTCTAAATGAAGAGAGTGTAGAAATTCATCGATCAGAAATTAATGAAGATGGTACAATTTTATCTGAGATAGAATCAGATGATGATAATATGGTTTATATTGATGCTAAGGGTGTGGCAAAAGAGGTTAATCCTAGAGCAGTCAATACTGTTTTTGTTGGAGCTGCTTTTAAAATAATGGGCTTAGCAACTGAAGAAGCCGAAGAGGCGGTTAAGGAACATTTTGCTAAAAAAGAATCAGTGATAGATGACAATTTAACACTATTAAAAGAAGGATATGAGGCTGTTGATCAGCTTTATAATCTTAAAGATCTAGGTAAAAAAGATGATAAGATGGTGATTGATGGTAATAGTGCTGTTGGTTTAGGTGCATTATTAGCCGGGTTAAGTTATTATGCTGCTTATCCGATGTCACCTTCTACAGGTATTTTGCATTATGTTGCTTCCAAACAGGAAGAATTAGAAATAGTAGTCGAGCAAGCTGAAGATGAAATCGCTGCTATTAACATGGCACTTGGTGGTACTTATAGTGGTCTGCGTTCAATGACAGGTACTTCAGGTGGTGGATTAGCATTAATGGCTGAAGGTATTGGTCTGGCTGGAGTTGCTGAGATTCCAATTGTTATTGCAGATGTACAGCGTCCAGGTCCTGCTACAGGATTGCCAACAAGAACAGGACAGGGAGACCTATTATTTGCAATTAATATTGCTCAGGATGAATTCCCACTAATGGTTTTAGCGCCAAAAGATCAAGAAGATGCAGTTTATCAAACATTTAGAGCTTTTAATCTAGCTGATAAATATCAGTTACCAGTTATTATTTTATCTGACCAATTTATTGGTGATGGTTCGAAAACTATTGATGAAATTGATATAAGTGATCTGGAGATTGAAAGACATTTAGCCAATCCAGATGAAATAGAAGGCGAATATAAGCGCTATAAATATACTGAAGATGGAATATCACCTCGTGCTTATCCTGGTCAGCTTGAGGGTAACATTGTTTTATCTGACAGTGATGAACATGATGAATATGCTCATATTGTTGAAGATGCTGAAACTAGAAATAAAATGGTAGAAAAGAGAAGTAAAAAAATCAAGAAGTTAATAGCAGAAGATCTTATTGAGCCAGAGTATACAGGTCCAGAAAATCCAGATTATATATTAGTTGGCTGGGGATCAACTGCTGGCCCGCTAAGAGAAGGAAGAGAAAAGCTTTCTGATGAATATAAAGTTGGACATTTAGCCTTTAATGATGTTTGGCCGCTGCCAACAAAAACAATAGAAGACAAAGCTGCAGCTGGAGCAAAATTAGTCTATGTAGAAAACAATTCGGGAGCTCAATTTGATAGATTAGTTAGAAGTGAGACTGGTATTAAAGCAAATTATAACATTTTAAAAGATGATGGTCGTCCTTTCTCTGGTCAGGAAATCTATAGAAGATTTAAAGAAGAGGTGAGCAAATAA
- the wecB gene encoding non-hydrolyzing UDP-N-acetylglucosamine 2-epimerase — MQKKIMAVFGTRPEAIKMAPLMKSLQKNKNYKLIITVTAQHREMLDQVMDLFQLEADYDLDIMKDRQTLSGLSARIITKLDEILADESPDLLLVHGDTSSTFIGALTSFYHQIKIAHVEAGLRTHNKYSPFPEEINRQLTGVLADLNFAPTKRAKENLLLENTNPKKVFVTGNTVIDALLSVVDENYKFENRLLQKLDFKNKKVILLTTHRRENLGEPMENIFTAVQQLTEEINDLEVVFPVHLNPVIRELSKKMFTNNSQVHLIEPLDYLPFANLMARSELVLTDSGGIQEEAPSLGKPVLVLRDTTERPEAVEAGTVLKVGTNTQKIYQQSLKLLTDTEEYKKRAAAVNPYGDGRAVERIIKAIDFYFGTNKLRPDDFEV; from the coding sequence ATGCAGAAAAAAATTATGGCTGTTTTTGGTACCAGACCGGAAGCAATAAAAATGGCACCTCTTATGAAATCACTGCAGAAAAACAAAAATTATAAGTTAATAATTACTGTTACAGCTCAGCATAGAGAAATGTTGGACCAGGTGATGGATCTTTTTCAGCTTGAAGCAGATTATGATCTAGATATAATGAAGGATAGGCAGACATTAAGTGGTCTTTCGGCCAGAATAATAACAAAACTGGACGAAATTTTGGCGGATGAGAGCCCTGATCTTTTATTAGTTCATGGCGACACATCTTCTACATTTATAGGAGCTTTGACTTCTTTTTATCATCAAATCAAAATTGCGCATGTAGAAGCAGGTTTAAGAACTCATAATAAATATTCACCTTTTCCTGAAGAAATTAACAGACAGCTGACTGGTGTACTGGCTGATTTAAACTTCGCTCCAACTAAGAGAGCTAAAGAAAATTTATTGCTGGAAAATACAAATCCCAAAAAAGTATTTGTGACGGGAAATACTGTGATAGATGCTCTGCTTTCTGTGGTAGATGAGAATTATAAATTTGAAAACAGGCTGCTCCAAAAATTAGATTTTAAGAATAAAAAGGTGATTTTACTTACAACTCACCGTCGAGAAAATTTAGGAGAACCTATGGAGAATATTTTTACAGCGGTTCAGCAATTAACTGAAGAAATAAATGATTTAGAAGTTGTTTTTCCTGTGCATTTAAATCCTGTAATTAGAGAGCTAAGCAAAAAAATGTTTACTAACAATTCGCAGGTGCATTTAATAGAACCATTAGATTATCTTCCATTTGCAAATCTAATGGCAAGAAGTGAGCTAGTATTAACAGATTCTGGTGGAATACAGGAAGAGGCTCCATCTCTGGGTAAGCCTGTTTTAGTTTTAAGAGATACAACAGAGAGACCAGAAGCAGTTGAGGCAGGTACAGTATTAAAAGTTGGGACCAATACTCAAAAAATTTACCAACAAAGCTTAAAGCTATTAACTGATACTGAGGAATATAAAAAAAGAGCAGCAGCAGTTAATCCATATGGTGATGGCAGAGCGGTTGAAAGAATAATTAAGGCTATTGATTTTTATTTTGGGACCAACAAACTTAGACCTGATGATTTTGAGGTTTAA
- a CDS encoding TIGR03915 family putative DNA repair protein — translation MKNKNNQSGKKVYIYDGSYQGLLTALYQAFKQREVPVKIVAESNFRNDLFYQREEIITDSDQAHFFSQQIKKNISAQALNNIFHAYLSEIEKIELYIFRYLFTGFKAGKKIDEYLTKEYVRKVQDLAHKVKHESHRLKGLIRLQEAADNKYFAAVEPDYKILILLAPHFKNRFPTMDWIIQDKRREEAIIFSAAEKEWLLIDLKKEFEPELSAKEKEVQDLWRAFFSAVSIQNRSNPRTQQQFMPKKYWKYLIERPGSSKRFKSK, via the coding sequence ATGAAAAACAAAAATAATCAAAGTGGAAAAAAAGTTTATATTTATGATGGAAGTTATCAAGGACTGCTGACAGCTTTATATCAAGCCTTTAAGCAGAGAGAAGTTCCAGTTAAAATTGTAGCTGAGTCTAATTTTAGAAATGATCTTTTTTATCAGCGAGAGGAAATAATAACTGATTCAGACCAAGCTCATTTTTTCAGTCAGCAGATCAAAAAAAATATCTCAGCTCAGGCATTAAATAATATTTTCCACGCCTATTTATCAGAGATAGAGAAAATAGAACTTTATATTTTCCGATATTTATTTACTGGTTTTAAAGCTGGGAAAAAAATTGATGAATATTTAACAAAAGAATATGTGAGAAAGGTTCAGGATTTAGCTCATAAAGTAAAACACGAAAGTCATCGGCTTAAAGGACTAATTCGGTTACAGGAAGCAGCAGATAATAAATATTTTGCAGCAGTTGAACCAGATTATAAAATTTTAATTTTATTGGCACCTCACTTTAAAAATAGATTTCCAACCATGGATTGGATTATACAAGATAAGAGAAGAGAGGAAGCTATTATTTTTTCAGCGGCAGAGAAAGAATGGTTATTAATTGATTTAAAAAAAGAATTTGAGCCTGAACTATCTGCCAAAGAAAAAGAGGTGCAGGATCTTTGGCGTGCCTTTTTTTCTGCTGTCAGCATCCAAAATCGAAGTAATCCAAGAACGCAACAGCAGTTTATGCCAAAGAAATACTGGAAATATTTAATTGAGCGACCCGGTAGCAGCAAAAGATTTAAATCAAAATAG
- a CDS encoding putative DNA modification/repair radical SAM protein has product MELQKKLEILSDAAKYDVSCSSSGSSGRGNSSSLGNTKASGICHSWTDDGRCVSLLKILFTNYCIYDCQYCVNRASNDRPRASFTPEEVAQLTIDFYKRNYIEGLFLSSAVNRDPDWTMEQLLKTVQLLRNKHNYQGYIHLKAIPGADFKLIYQAGLLVDRMSINIELPSERSLEKLAPQKKKAGILAPMKGIGEGIENNIVERKKYKLKDKFVPAGQSTQLIVGASPESDRQIISLSEGLYDHFNLKRVYYSAYLPVNNSSLLPALPGPPLKREHRLYQADWLLRFYGFKAGELLTPGRENFDLKIDPKADWALHNLDQFPVEVNTADYEMLLRVPGIGPRSAAKIVKARRETNLTHYNLKKMRIVLKRANFFITCSGKYAAAVPFESAVIYNRLAEKENLQLSLFSNNSTSDQGWKLDNV; this is encoded by the coding sequence ATGGAGCTACAGAAAAAGCTTGAAATTTTAAGCGATGCAGCTAAATATGATGTTTCTTGTTCTTCCAGTGGCAGTAGCGGCCGTGGTAATAGTTCTAGTCTAGGGAATACTAAAGCAAGTGGAATTTGTCACAGCTGGACTGATGATGGTCGCTGTGTTTCTCTGCTTAAAATTCTCTTTACAAATTACTGTATTTACGACTGTCAGTACTGTGTAAATCGGGCCAGCAATGATCGTCCGCGGGCTTCTTTTACACCAGAAGAAGTAGCTCAGCTAACTATAGATTTTTATAAACGCAATTATATTGAGGGACTATTTTTAAGTTCTGCAGTAAATAGAGATCCAGACTGGACTATGGAACAGCTTTTAAAAACAGTGCAGTTGCTCAGGAACAAACATAATTACCAGGGATATATTCATTTAAAAGCAATTCCAGGAGCCGATTTTAAATTAATTTATCAGGCCGGACTTCTTGTAGACCGGATGAGTATAAATATTGAGCTGCCGAGTGAGAGAAGTCTGGAAAAGTTGGCTCCACAGAAGAAAAAAGCAGGTATTTTAGCTCCGATGAAAGGAATCGGAGAAGGAATAGAAAATAATATAGTCGAGCGAAAAAAGTATAAGCTAAAAGATAAATTTGTACCAGCAGGTCAATCAACTCAATTAATAGTGGGGGCTAGTCCAGAATCAGACAGACAGATAATTTCTCTTTCAGAAGGATTATATGATCATTTTAATTTAAAACGAGTGTATTATTCTGCCTATTTACCTGTCAATAACTCCTCATTGTTACCTGCTTTACCCGGGCCTCCACTAAAAAGAGAGCATCGTCTTTATCAGGCCGACTGGCTTTTACGTTTTTATGGCTTTAAAGCAGGTGAGCTATTGACTCCTGGCAGAGAAAACTTTGATTTAAAAATTGATCCCAAAGCCGATTGGGCACTTCACAACTTAGATCAGTTTCCGGTCGAAGTAAATACTGCTGATTATGAGATGTTACTCAGAGTTCCGGGGATCGGACCTCGTTCAGCTGCTAAAATAGTCAAGGCCAGAAGAGAAACAAATTTAACTCATTATAATTTAAAGAAAATGCGAATTGTTTTAAAAAGGGCCAATTTTTTTATTACCTGCAGCGGTAAATATGCAGCTGCAGTGCCTTTTGAAAGTGCTGTGATTTATAATCGGCTGGCAGAAAAAGAAAATCTGCAGCTTTCCCTGTTTTCAAATAATTCTACCAGTGATCAGGGTTGGAAATTAGATAATGTATAA
- a CDS encoding family 1 encapsulin nanocompartment shell protein, protein MDILKRGLAPFAAEAWNFLDEEATDVLSQKLKARKEVDFLGPKGLELSSINTGRFSPVGIEDVEGVTYSTREVLPLVEIKVPFTMKLSEIEALARGAEDVDTAELVEAASKVAKAENKAVFYGLDEVNIKGIVEASEHEEVSVSGGEKELIAGLLKALNLFEENSVGGTKRLLLGPELYSLLYELDDKGYPLKRKVEEMVDSGTILVPDLGNRGLLISERGGDFELTVGQDISLGFSERKGDEVELFFLETFTFRVNGPEAAVVLK, encoded by the coding sequence ATGGATATTTTAAAACGTGGATTAGCACCATTTGCAGCAGAAGCCTGGAATTTTTTAGATGAAGAGGCAACTGATGTTTTAAGTCAGAAATTAAAAGCTCGTAAAGAGGTGGATTTTCTAGGTCCCAAAGGATTAGAACTATCTTCAATTAATACTGGTCGTTTTAGCCCTGTAGGTATCGAAGATGTTGAAGGAGTAACTTACTCAACAAGAGAAGTACTTCCACTGGTAGAAATTAAAGTTCCTTTTACTATGAAGCTTAGTGAAATCGAGGCTTTAGCTCGTGGAGCAGAAGATGTAGATACAGCTGAATTAGTTGAAGCTGCTTCTAAGGTAGCTAAGGCAGAAAACAAGGCTGTATTTTATGGTCTTGACGAAGTCAACATTAAAGGAATTGTTGAAGCTTCAGAACATGAAGAAGTAAGCGTTTCTGGTGGCGAAAAAGAACTAATTGCTGGATTACTTAAAGCACTTAACTTATTTGAAGAAAATAGTGTCGGTGGTACTAAGAGATTACTTTTAGGTCCTGAACTTTATTCTCTACTCTACGAATTAGATGATAAAGGTTATCCATTAAAGAGAAAAGTTGAGGAAATGGTTGACAGTGGTACTATATTAGTACCAGATCTTGGAAATAGAGGTCTTTTAATTTCAGAACGAGGTGGAGACTTTGAACTAACAGTTGGTCAGGACATTTCACTTGGCTTTAGCGAAAGAAAAGGCGATGAGGTAGAATTATTCTTCCTTGAAACATTTACTTTTAGAGTTAATGGCCCAGAGGCTGCTGTAGTATTAAAATAA
- a CDS encoding encapsulin-associated ferritin-like protein, whose amino-acid sequence MSEYHEPEEKLTEEAMEYHRIIKSVMEELEAVDWYNQRAVATNDPDVQAIVEHNRDEEIEHACMGLEWLRRNNPVWDEMLRTFLFTTAKITEVEEEGEGEEGAEEAPASKGSLGLGNMRGGE is encoded by the coding sequence ATGAGCGAATATCATGAACCAGAAGAAAAATTAACGGAAGAAGCAATGGAGTATCATCGTATTATTAAGAGTGTAATGGAGGAGTTAGAAGCGGTTGATTGGTATAATCAGAGGGCTGTGGCAACTAATGATCCTGATGTTCAAGCTATTGTTGAACATAATCGTGATGAAGAAATTGAGCATGCATGTATGGGATTAGAATGGTTACGCCGTAATAACCCTGTCTGGGATGAAATGTTAAGAACTTTCCTTTTTACAACAGCAAAAATAACAGAAGTTGAAGAAGAGGGTGAAGGTGAAGAAGGGGCAGAAGAAGCTCCTGCTTCAAAAGGATCTCTTGGTTTAGGTAATATGAGAGGAGGAGAATAA
- the lpdA gene encoding dihydrolipoyl dehydrogenase, with the protein MSDKKCELAVIGSGPGGYVAALRAGQLGLDTVLIEKELLGGTCLNWGCIPTKAFVRSAEVFSDIQNARDFGINVEKVEVDFPAVVKRKDKIVNRLVRGIEHLLEREGIEQIEGKASFVDQKTLKIQKDDKVIELEAENIIIATGSEASTLPISGADLDGILDSRSALDLDELPESMVVVGGGIIGMEFAFIFRNFGVDVTVIEYLDQLVSGVDSEIASELNRSARRRRISVKTSSEVKEIKKNDSGYEVIYQKKNKEKSVKAEKILMAVGRKPYIDGLKLENTAVKFESKRNSIQVNKKMETNAKGIYAVGDVTDKKLLAHVASKQGIIAVENICGMNKEMSYDAVPGAIFTSPEIGTVGLTEAEAKAKGIEYKVSTFPFSASGKVMAMGEREGKVKLIVEKESEKIIGAALIGIEASDLIAELTLAVNLSLTAKDLRNTIYAHPTTAEVIHEAALGLEDGAIHA; encoded by the coding sequence GTGTCAGATAAAAAATGTGAATTAGCAGTTATCGGAAGTGGACCTGGAGGATATGTGGCGGCTTTAAGAGCAGGTCAACTTGGTTTAGATACAGTTTTAATTGAAAAAGAACTACTTGGTGGAACCTGCTTGAATTGGGGCTGTATACCAACAAAAGCATTTGTTCGCTCTGCTGAAGTTTTTTCTGATATTCAGAATGCTAGAGATTTTGGCATTAATGTTGAAAAAGTAGAAGTTGATTTTCCGGCTGTAGTTAAAAGAAAAGACAAAATAGTTAATAGATTAGTTAGAGGAATTGAGCATCTATTAGAAAGGGAAGGAATTGAACAAATAGAGGGTAAAGCTTCTTTCGTTGATCAAAAAACACTTAAAATTCAAAAAGATGATAAAGTGATTGAACTTGAAGCGGAAAATATTATTATTGCTACAGGCTCAGAAGCGTCAACTTTGCCAATTTCAGGTGCAGATTTAGATGGCATTTTAGACAGCAGGTCTGCTTTAGATTTAGATGAACTTCCAGAATCAATGGTAGTAGTTGGTGGAGGAATCATCGGGATGGAATTTGCTTTCATTTTCCGTAATTTTGGAGTTGATGTGACAGTTATTGAGTATTTAGATCAGCTTGTTAGTGGAGTTGATTCAGAAATTGCTTCAGAATTAAATCGTTCGGCTAGACGCCGCAGAATTAGTGTCAAGACTTCTTCAGAAGTAAAAGAAATAAAAAAGAATGACTCAGGTTATGAAGTGATTTATCAGAAAAAGAATAAAGAAAAATCTGTAAAAGCAGAAAAAATATTAATGGCTGTGGGGCGAAAACCATATATCGATGGTTTGAAGCTTGAAAACACAGCAGTTAAATTTGAATCTAAAAGAAACTCAATTCAGGTAAATAAAAAGATGGAAACAAATGCAAAAGGAATTTATGCTGTTGGAGATGTTACTGATAAAAAACTTTTAGCTCATGTTGCATCTAAGCAGGGGATTATTGCTGTGGAAAATATTTGTGGAATGAATAAAGAAATGAGTTATGATGCTGTGCCTGGAGCTATTTTTACTTCACCAGAAATTGGGACAGTTGGTTTAACAGAAGCAGAAGCTAAGGCTAAAGGAATTGAATATAAGGTATCTACATTCCCTTTTTCAGCCAGCGGTAAAGTAATGGCTATGGGTGAAAGAGAAGGTAAAGTTAAATTGATTGTTGAAAAAGAAAGTGAAAAAATTATTGGAGCTGCTTTAATTGGAATTGAAGCAAGTGACTTAATTGCTGAATTAACTTTAGCAGTAAATCTTTCTTTGACTGCAAAAGATCTGAGAAATACAATTTATGCACATCCAACAACTGCAGAAGTGATTCATGAAGCAGCTTTAGGGCTTGAAGATGGAGCGATTCATGCTTAA